From Dasypus novemcinctus isolate mDasNov1 chromosome 8, mDasNov1.1.hap2, whole genome shotgun sequence, the proteins below share one genomic window:
- the FAM221B gene encoding protein FAM221B isoform X2: MEADEVTEEPYTTMDAEEHPSSKDPSAEDLKEHPVSKTSSEPSTSEMPLEPFTAKSLFVPSPSQTPLETHTSESPLEPPISETALEPPTSESPLVPSASEIPLEAPTSQSSVEPLVSETPLEHTISDTFLKLPVPEAPVGSHISKAPEKHLTIHSAADYISVSCPDALREDLYPSQSSTSDVPQARRSILKDSEYEIVQTHSFSGLSARVHMDTSSNQREEAEEFEEEVNATDSTSHRSQPGQHLGKKKGKKAVSHYTVHPVVPAKQAELVAVAKTMHREKFSPRVNHLFQWEKDATLNAIQTGLYIGWRCPHYLWDCFRIGDESKCFCGHLLREHHIISDISVPCSVGQCRCLLFCFIPSRPEEVGEFWLNRRATFDPKAWRAQCRCKHSHEDHTATGSHPCRHHGCCCSCFESNFLCVACDRRWEEHETFFETEETRRRGGRPYAVLGAPAVLETPQRTTTSGS; this comes from the exons ATGGAAGCAGACGAGGTCACAGAGGAGCCTTATACCACCATGGATGCAGAGGAGCACCCCTCTTCAAAGGATCCCTCTGCTGAGGACTTAAAGGAGCACCCTGTCTCTAAAACCTCCTCGGAACCTTCCACTTCTGAGATGCCTTTAGAGCCCTTTACAGCTAAATCCCTTTTTGTACCCTCCCCTTCCCAGACCCCTTTAGAGACTCACACCTCTGAATCCCCTTTGGAACCTCCCATCTCTGAGACAGCTCTAGAGCCCCCTACATCAGAATCCCCTTTGGTGCCATCTGCTTCTGAGATCCCTTTAGAGGCTCCTACCTCTCAGTCTTCTGTGGAGCCTTTAGTCTCTGAGACCCCTTTAGAACACACCATCTCTGATACCTTTCTGAAGCTCCCTGTTCCTGAGGCCCCAGTGGGGAGTCACATCTCTAAGGCCCCAGAGAAACACCTTACTATTCATTCAGCAGCAGACTACATCTCTGTGTCTTGCCCTGATGCCCTGAGGGAAGACCTCTACCCCTCCCAGTCTTCCACCAGTGACGTCCCACAAGCAAGGAGGTCCATCCTAAAGGACTCTGAATATGAGATCGTTCAAACGCACTCCTTTTCAGGCCTTTCAGCCCGGGTGCACATGGACACATCTTCAAATCAGAGGGAAGAGGCAGAAGAGTTTGAGGAGGAGGTGAATGCCACTGACAGCACCTCTCACAGATCCCAACCTGGACAGCATCTGGGCAAGAAGAAGGGGAAGAAAGCAGTTAGCC ATtacacagtccacccagtggtcccTGCTAAGCAGGCAGAGCTGGTGGCAGTGGCTAAGACAATGCACAGAGAGAAGTTTAGTCCTCGGGTGAATCATCTTTTCCAATGGGAGAAGGATGCAACCCTAAATGCCATCCAGACAG GTCTCTATATTGGCTGGCGCTGCCCCCATTACCTGTGGGACTGTTTCCGGATTGGGGATGAATCCAAGTGCTTTTGTGGACACTTGTTGAGGGAACACCACATCATTTCAG ACATATCCGTGCCCTGCAGTGTGGGCCAGTGTCGCTGCCTCCTGTTTTGCTTTATCCCATCACGCCCAGAGGAGGTGGGTGAATTCTGGCTCAATAGACGGGCCACGTTTGATCCCAAGGCCTGGAGGGCCCAATGCCGCTGCAAACATAGCCATGAAGACCACACAGCTACCGGGTCCCACCCCTGCAGGCACCATG GCTGTTGCTGCAGCTGCTTTGAATCTAATTTCCTCTGCGTGGCCTGTGACCGGCGCTGGGAGGAACATGAGACTTTCTTTGAAACTGAGGAGACACGGCGACGAGGAGGGAGGCCTTATG CAGTTCTAGGGGCTCCTGCTGTCCTGGAGACACCACAGAGAACTACAACCTCTGGGTCATAG
- the FAM221B gene encoding protein FAM221B isoform X5, which translates to MEADEVTEEPYTTMDAEEHPSSKDPSAEDLKEHPVSKTSSEPSTSEMPLEPFTAKSLFVPSPSQTPLETHTSESPLEPPISETALEPPTSESPLVPSASEIPLEAPTSQSSVEPLVSETPLEHTISDTFLKLPVPEAPVGSHISKAPEKHLTIHSAADYISVSCPDALREDLYPSQSSTSDVPQARRSILKDSEYEIVQTHSFSGLSARVHMDTSSNQREEAEEFEEEVNATDSTSHRSQPGQHLGKKKGKKAVSHYTVHPVVPAKQAELVAVAKTMHREKFSPRVNHLFQWEKDATLNAIQTGLYIGWRCPHYLWDCFRIGDESKCFCGHLLREHHIISGCCCSCFESNFLCVACDRRWEEHETFFETEETRRRGGRPYGSDTVNTWRRPL; encoded by the exons ATGGAAGCAGACGAGGTCACAGAGGAGCCTTATACCACCATGGATGCAGAGGAGCACCCCTCTTCAAAGGATCCCTCTGCTGAGGACTTAAAGGAGCACCCTGTCTCTAAAACCTCCTCGGAACCTTCCACTTCTGAGATGCCTTTAGAGCCCTTTACAGCTAAATCCCTTTTTGTACCCTCCCCTTCCCAGACCCCTTTAGAGACTCACACCTCTGAATCCCCTTTGGAACCTCCCATCTCTGAGACAGCTCTAGAGCCCCCTACATCAGAATCCCCTTTGGTGCCATCTGCTTCTGAGATCCCTTTAGAGGCTCCTACCTCTCAGTCTTCTGTGGAGCCTTTAGTCTCTGAGACCCCTTTAGAACACACCATCTCTGATACCTTTCTGAAGCTCCCTGTTCCTGAGGCCCCAGTGGGGAGTCACATCTCTAAGGCCCCAGAGAAACACCTTACTATTCATTCAGCAGCAGACTACATCTCTGTGTCTTGCCCTGATGCCCTGAGGGAAGACCTCTACCCCTCCCAGTCTTCCACCAGTGACGTCCCACAAGCAAGGAGGTCCATCCTAAAGGACTCTGAATATGAGATCGTTCAAACGCACTCCTTTTCAGGCCTTTCAGCCCGGGTGCACATGGACACATCTTCAAATCAGAGGGAAGAGGCAGAAGAGTTTGAGGAGGAGGTGAATGCCACTGACAGCACCTCTCACAGATCCCAACCTGGACAGCATCTGGGCAAGAAGAAGGGGAAGAAAGCAGTTAGCC ATtacacagtccacccagtggtcccTGCTAAGCAGGCAGAGCTGGTGGCAGTGGCTAAGACAATGCACAGAGAGAAGTTTAGTCCTCGGGTGAATCATCTTTTCCAATGGGAGAAGGATGCAACCCTAAATGCCATCCAGACAG GTCTCTATATTGGCTGGCGCTGCCCCCATTACCTGTGGGACTGTTTCCGGATTGGGGATGAATCCAAGTGCTTTTGTGGACACTTGTTGAGGGAACACCACATCATTTCAG GCTGTTGCTGCAGCTGCTTTGAATCTAATTTCCTCTGCGTGGCCTGTGACCGGCGCTGGGAGGAACATGAGACTTTCTTTGAAACTGAGGAGACACGGCGACGAGGAGGGAGGCCTTATG GGTCAGACACCGTCAACACATGGCGCAGGCCTTTGTGA
- the FAM221B gene encoding protein FAM221B isoform X3, with protein sequence MEADEVTEEPYTTMDAEEHPSSKDPSAEDLKEHPVSKTSSEPSTSEMPLEPFTAKSLFVPSPSQTPLETHTSESPLEPPISETALEPPTSESPLVPSASEIPLEAPTSQSSVEPLVSETPLEHTISDTFLKLPVPEAPVGSHISKAPEKHLTIHSAADYISVSCPDALREDLYPSQSSTSDVPQARRSILKDSEYEIVQTHSFSGLSARVHMDTSSNQREEAEEFEEEVNATDSTSHRSQPGQHLGKKKGKKAVSHYTVHPVVPAKQAELVAVAKTMHREKFSPRVNHLFQWEKDATLNAIQTGLYIGWRCPHYLWDCFRIGDESKCFCGHLLREHHIISDISVPCSVGQCRCLLFCFIPSRPEEVGEFWLNRRATFDPKAWRAQCRCKHSHEDHTATGSHPCRHHGCCCSCFESNFLCVACDRRWEEHETFFETEETRRRGGRPYGSDTVNTWRRPL encoded by the exons ATGGAAGCAGACGAGGTCACAGAGGAGCCTTATACCACCATGGATGCAGAGGAGCACCCCTCTTCAAAGGATCCCTCTGCTGAGGACTTAAAGGAGCACCCTGTCTCTAAAACCTCCTCGGAACCTTCCACTTCTGAGATGCCTTTAGAGCCCTTTACAGCTAAATCCCTTTTTGTACCCTCCCCTTCCCAGACCCCTTTAGAGACTCACACCTCTGAATCCCCTTTGGAACCTCCCATCTCTGAGACAGCTCTAGAGCCCCCTACATCAGAATCCCCTTTGGTGCCATCTGCTTCTGAGATCCCTTTAGAGGCTCCTACCTCTCAGTCTTCTGTGGAGCCTTTAGTCTCTGAGACCCCTTTAGAACACACCATCTCTGATACCTTTCTGAAGCTCCCTGTTCCTGAGGCCCCAGTGGGGAGTCACATCTCTAAGGCCCCAGAGAAACACCTTACTATTCATTCAGCAGCAGACTACATCTCTGTGTCTTGCCCTGATGCCCTGAGGGAAGACCTCTACCCCTCCCAGTCTTCCACCAGTGACGTCCCACAAGCAAGGAGGTCCATCCTAAAGGACTCTGAATATGAGATCGTTCAAACGCACTCCTTTTCAGGCCTTTCAGCCCGGGTGCACATGGACACATCTTCAAATCAGAGGGAAGAGGCAGAAGAGTTTGAGGAGGAGGTGAATGCCACTGACAGCACCTCTCACAGATCCCAACCTGGACAGCATCTGGGCAAGAAGAAGGGGAAGAAAGCAGTTAGCC ATtacacagtccacccagtggtcccTGCTAAGCAGGCAGAGCTGGTGGCAGTGGCTAAGACAATGCACAGAGAGAAGTTTAGTCCTCGGGTGAATCATCTTTTCCAATGGGAGAAGGATGCAACCCTAAATGCCATCCAGACAG GTCTCTATATTGGCTGGCGCTGCCCCCATTACCTGTGGGACTGTTTCCGGATTGGGGATGAATCCAAGTGCTTTTGTGGACACTTGTTGAGGGAACACCACATCATTTCAG ACATATCCGTGCCCTGCAGTGTGGGCCAGTGTCGCTGCCTCCTGTTTTGCTTTATCCCATCACGCCCAGAGGAGGTGGGTGAATTCTGGCTCAATAGACGGGCCACGTTTGATCCCAAGGCCTGGAGGGCCCAATGCCGCTGCAAACATAGCCATGAAGACCACACAGCTACCGGGTCCCACCCCTGCAGGCACCATG GCTGTTGCTGCAGCTGCTTTGAATCTAATTTCCTCTGCGTGGCCTGTGACCGGCGCTGGGAGGAACATGAGACTTTCTTTGAAACTGAGGAGACACGGCGACGAGGAGGGAGGCCTTATG GGTCAGACACCGTCAACACATGGCGCAGGCCTTTGTGA
- the FAM221B gene encoding protein FAM221B isoform X1, translating into MEADEVTEEPYTTMDAEEHPSSKDPSAEDLKEHPVSKTSSEPSTSEMPLEPFTAKSLFVPSPSQTPLETHTSESPLEPPISETALEPPTSESPLVPSASEIPLEAPTSQSSVEPLVSETPLEHTISDTFLKLPVPEAPVGSHISKAPEKHLTIHSAADYISVSCPDALREDLYPSQSSTSDVPQARRSILKDSEYEIVQTHSFSGLSARVHMDTSSNQREEAEEFEEEVNATDSTSHRSQPGQHLGKKKGKKAVSHYTVHPVVPAKQAELVAVAKTMHREKFSPRVNHLFQWEKDATLNAIQTGLYIGWRCPHYLWDCFRIGDESKCFCGHLLREHHIISDISVPCSVGQCRCLLFCFIPSRPEEVGEFWLNRRATFDPKAWRAQCRCKHSHEDHTATGSHPCRHHGCCCSCFESNFLCVACDRRWEEHETFFETEETRRRGGRPYGADYVPFAEMPALREAILSNSDFKALKKQGTSGHPCSHPAPPGLPGPHSPQSGPTSDTHT; encoded by the exons ATGGAAGCAGACGAGGTCACAGAGGAGCCTTATACCACCATGGATGCAGAGGAGCACCCCTCTTCAAAGGATCCCTCTGCTGAGGACTTAAAGGAGCACCCTGTCTCTAAAACCTCCTCGGAACCTTCCACTTCTGAGATGCCTTTAGAGCCCTTTACAGCTAAATCCCTTTTTGTACCCTCCCCTTCCCAGACCCCTTTAGAGACTCACACCTCTGAATCCCCTTTGGAACCTCCCATCTCTGAGACAGCTCTAGAGCCCCCTACATCAGAATCCCCTTTGGTGCCATCTGCTTCTGAGATCCCTTTAGAGGCTCCTACCTCTCAGTCTTCTGTGGAGCCTTTAGTCTCTGAGACCCCTTTAGAACACACCATCTCTGATACCTTTCTGAAGCTCCCTGTTCCTGAGGCCCCAGTGGGGAGTCACATCTCTAAGGCCCCAGAGAAACACCTTACTATTCATTCAGCAGCAGACTACATCTCTGTGTCTTGCCCTGATGCCCTGAGGGAAGACCTCTACCCCTCCCAGTCTTCCACCAGTGACGTCCCACAAGCAAGGAGGTCCATCCTAAAGGACTCTGAATATGAGATCGTTCAAACGCACTCCTTTTCAGGCCTTTCAGCCCGGGTGCACATGGACACATCTTCAAATCAGAGGGAAGAGGCAGAAGAGTTTGAGGAGGAGGTGAATGCCACTGACAGCACCTCTCACAGATCCCAACCTGGACAGCATCTGGGCAAGAAGAAGGGGAAGAAAGCAGTTAGCC ATtacacagtccacccagtggtcccTGCTAAGCAGGCAGAGCTGGTGGCAGTGGCTAAGACAATGCACAGAGAGAAGTTTAGTCCTCGGGTGAATCATCTTTTCCAATGGGAGAAGGATGCAACCCTAAATGCCATCCAGACAG GTCTCTATATTGGCTGGCGCTGCCCCCATTACCTGTGGGACTGTTTCCGGATTGGGGATGAATCCAAGTGCTTTTGTGGACACTTGTTGAGGGAACACCACATCATTTCAG ACATATCCGTGCCCTGCAGTGTGGGCCAGTGTCGCTGCCTCCTGTTTTGCTTTATCCCATCACGCCCAGAGGAGGTGGGTGAATTCTGGCTCAATAGACGGGCCACGTTTGATCCCAAGGCCTGGAGGGCCCAATGCCGCTGCAAACATAGCCATGAAGACCACACAGCTACCGGGTCCCACCCCTGCAGGCACCATG GCTGTTGCTGCAGCTGCTTTGAATCTAATTTCCTCTGCGTGGCCTGTGACCGGCGCTGGGAGGAACATGAGACTTTCTTTGAAACTGAGGAGACACGGCGACGAGGAGGGAGGCCTTATG GAGCAGACTATGTGCCTTTTGCAGAGATGCCTGCCCTCCGAGAAGCCATCCTCAGCAACTCTGACTTCAAGGCCCTAAAGAAGCAAGGGACCTCTGGCcatccctgctcccaccctgcgcCCCCTGGACTCCCTGGCCCACACAGCCCCCAGTCTGGCCCAACATCTGATACCCACACCTGA
- the FAM221B gene encoding protein FAM221B isoform X4 yields the protein MEADEVTEEPYTTMDAEEHPSSKDPSAEDLKEHPVSKTSSEPSTSEMPLEPFTAKSLFVPSPSQTPLETHTSESPLEPPISETALEPPTSESPLVPSASEIPLEAPTSQSSVEPLVSETPLEHTISDTFLKLPVPEAPVGSHISKAPEKHLTIHSAADYISVSCPDALREDLYPSQSSTSDVPQARRSILKDSEYEIVQTHSFSGLSARVHMDTSSNQREEAEEFEEEVNATDSTSHRSQPGQHLGKKKGKKAVSHYTVHPVVPAKQAELVAVAKTMHREKFSPRVNHLFQWEKDATLNAIQTGLYIGWRCPHYLWDCFRIGDESKCFCGHLLREHHIISGCCCSCFESNFLCVACDRRWEEHETFFETEETRRRGGRPYGADYVPFAEMPALREAILSNSDFKALKKQGTSGHPCSHPAPPGLPGPHSPQSGPTSDTHT from the exons ATGGAAGCAGACGAGGTCACAGAGGAGCCTTATACCACCATGGATGCAGAGGAGCACCCCTCTTCAAAGGATCCCTCTGCTGAGGACTTAAAGGAGCACCCTGTCTCTAAAACCTCCTCGGAACCTTCCACTTCTGAGATGCCTTTAGAGCCCTTTACAGCTAAATCCCTTTTTGTACCCTCCCCTTCCCAGACCCCTTTAGAGACTCACACCTCTGAATCCCCTTTGGAACCTCCCATCTCTGAGACAGCTCTAGAGCCCCCTACATCAGAATCCCCTTTGGTGCCATCTGCTTCTGAGATCCCTTTAGAGGCTCCTACCTCTCAGTCTTCTGTGGAGCCTTTAGTCTCTGAGACCCCTTTAGAACACACCATCTCTGATACCTTTCTGAAGCTCCCTGTTCCTGAGGCCCCAGTGGGGAGTCACATCTCTAAGGCCCCAGAGAAACACCTTACTATTCATTCAGCAGCAGACTACATCTCTGTGTCTTGCCCTGATGCCCTGAGGGAAGACCTCTACCCCTCCCAGTCTTCCACCAGTGACGTCCCACAAGCAAGGAGGTCCATCCTAAAGGACTCTGAATATGAGATCGTTCAAACGCACTCCTTTTCAGGCCTTTCAGCCCGGGTGCACATGGACACATCTTCAAATCAGAGGGAAGAGGCAGAAGAGTTTGAGGAGGAGGTGAATGCCACTGACAGCACCTCTCACAGATCCCAACCTGGACAGCATCTGGGCAAGAAGAAGGGGAAGAAAGCAGTTAGCC ATtacacagtccacccagtggtcccTGCTAAGCAGGCAGAGCTGGTGGCAGTGGCTAAGACAATGCACAGAGAGAAGTTTAGTCCTCGGGTGAATCATCTTTTCCAATGGGAGAAGGATGCAACCCTAAATGCCATCCAGACAG GTCTCTATATTGGCTGGCGCTGCCCCCATTACCTGTGGGACTGTTTCCGGATTGGGGATGAATCCAAGTGCTTTTGTGGACACTTGTTGAGGGAACACCACATCATTTCAG GCTGTTGCTGCAGCTGCTTTGAATCTAATTTCCTCTGCGTGGCCTGTGACCGGCGCTGGGAGGAACATGAGACTTTCTTTGAAACTGAGGAGACACGGCGACGAGGAGGGAGGCCTTATG GAGCAGACTATGTGCCTTTTGCAGAGATGCCTGCCCTCCGAGAAGCCATCCTCAGCAACTCTGACTTCAAGGCCCTAAAGAAGCAAGGGACCTCTGGCcatccctgctcccaccctgcgcCCCCTGGACTCCCTGGCCCACACAGCCCCCAGTCTGGCCCAACATCTGATACCCACACCTGA